A region from the Nonlabens sp. YIK11 genome encodes:
- a CDS encoding dTDP-4-amino-4,6-dideoxyglucose formyltransferase codes for MQRKNVLFISDNKNICRNILHFIQDHDGNSELQVHFGTSPFSSKSEFTDFLGVDIFIYDLRHSRDVQKILQTYDLVISVHCKQLFPPELVKGIRCINIHPGYNPINRGWYPQVFAIINDTEVGATIHEIDDKIDHGGIIARKLVEKRADDTSLSLYDRIVEAEMDLFKNNFSAIIDGSYSTISPENEGRLYLKKDFNNLLKIDLEAKVTFGEAIDRLRALSHGSYSNAYFLDPVSGEKIYLSISLKRETVQDRR; via the coding sequence ATGCAAAGGAAAAACGTTTTGTTTATTTCAGACAACAAGAATATCTGCAGAAACATTTTACACTTTATTCAGGATCATGATGGCAATAGTGAATTACAAGTCCATTTTGGGACAAGTCCATTTTCTTCGAAATCCGAATTTACTGATTTTTTAGGTGTTGACATATTTATATATGATTTACGACATAGCAGAGATGTTCAAAAGATATTACAAACTTATGACTTAGTCATCTCCGTTCATTGCAAACAATTGTTTCCACCTGAATTGGTAAAGGGAATCCGATGTATAAATATTCATCCCGGTTATAACCCTATCAACAGAGGTTGGTATCCACAAGTATTTGCCATTATAAACGATACCGAAGTAGGGGCAACAATTCATGAAATCGATGATAAGATTGACCATGGAGGAATAATAGCGAGAAAACTGGTAGAGAAGCGAGCTGATGATACATCGTTATCTCTATATGATCGAATTGTTGAAGCTGAAATGGATTTATTCAAAAATAATTTCTCTGCAATTATAGACGGCAGTTATTCAACCATATCTCCTGAGAATGAGGGTAGGCTTTACCTCAAAAAGGATTTTAATAATTTATTAAAAATTGATTTAGAAGCTAAAGTTACTTTCGGCGAGGCTATCGATCGCTTAAGGGCTCTGAGTCATGGAAGTTATTCAAATGCCTATTTCTTGGATCCAGTATCTGGTGAAAAAATCTATTTAAGTATTTCACTTAAACGTGAGACAGTACAGGATCGGAGATAA
- a CDS encoding TDP-N-acetylfucosamine:lipid II N-acetylfucosaminyltransferase: MKRFKLLHVIDDPKFIGMCKTTFEIDICENLFTTSRDWNPKDISVDFIFIHYLSAISIKKILGHHFEKPLIWFFWGGDAFNLGKFYNEFLTNNAIKLRRNLAWKRSISEGFNVTVKTELPFVIDKFLYGKETLKAIQSFDKIVPIMPGDSSLLLSYYDLTVNSFHLNYVNPTLDRPPSFTHGVNILLGNSASYTNNHMEIIDFLAAMDLSNRQVIIPLNYGDMDYALAVQSYAENKLGDIAYPLMDFLPFNEYQDLLASCSVVIMNHKRQQALGNIIQALYSGSKIVLRSESTVFKYLLENGFVIEDMDQLNLKSLDHEDQIHNSNLCQSVFGKKRQHDRVRELLKELLR, encoded by the coding sequence ATGAAAAGATTCAAATTATTGCACGTAATAGATGATCCTAAGTTCATTGGAATGTGCAAAACTACATTCGAAATTGATATTTGCGAGAATCTATTTACAACTTCTCGCGATTGGAATCCTAAGGACATTTCAGTAGATTTTATTTTTATTCATTATTTGAGTGCTATTAGCATTAAAAAAATCTTAGGTCATCACTTTGAAAAACCTTTAATTTGGTTTTTTTGGGGTGGAGACGCTTTTAATCTTGGTAAGTTTTATAATGAATTTCTAACAAACAACGCGATCAAATTGCGACGTAACTTAGCTTGGAAACGTAGTATTTCCGAGGGTTTCAATGTCACAGTTAAAACTGAATTACCATTTGTGATAGATAAGTTTCTTTATGGAAAAGAAACTTTAAAAGCAATACAATCATTTGATAAGATCGTACCAATCATGCCGGGTGATAGTAGTTTGTTGTTATCATACTACGATTTAACTGTAAATAGTTTTCATCTAAATTATGTCAACCCTACGCTAGACAGACCACCTAGCTTTACCCATGGGGTAAACATTTTGTTAGGTAATTCAGCTTCTTACACAAATAATCACATGGAGATCATTGACTTTCTAGCGGCCATGGATCTAAGCAATAGACAAGTTATCATACCGCTTAATTACGGAGATATGGACTATGCACTCGCAGTACAATCCTATGCTGAAAACAAACTGGGTGACATTGCATATCCATTAATGGATTTTCTGCCTTTCAATGAATATCAAGATCTACTTGCTAGTTGCAGTGTAGTCATTATGAATCACAAAAGACAACAGGCATTGGGAAATATTATTCAGGCACTCTACAGTGGTTCGAAAATAGTTTTGAGGTCAGAATCAACCGTGTTTAAATATCTATTAGAAAATGGTTTTGTGATTGAAGATATGGATCAGTTGAACTTGAAAAGTTTAGATCATGAGGATCAAATACATAATTCAAATTTATGTCAATCTGTTTTTGGTAAGAAACGACAGCATGATAGGGTAAGAGAATTATTGAAAGAATTGCTTAGATGA
- a CDS encoding MOP flippase family protein, whose amino-acid sequence MTLRTKVISGAKWTTISTAILALCAILKISILTRYLDTEDFGLMALVTFVMGFMNLFNDFGLTVAILHVTKISKKVYSSLYWFNMFVGVVIFVFLWLITPLISIFYELPILNTLIPLIGVNLIISGIGKLFNIQERKNLNFKSISVIDVVGALISLAIAIYLAINGYGVYALVYSLIGQFLVTNIALFVIGIKKYGLTFHFKYLEVMPFVRIGLYQVGSQFVNYFNRDIDILIIGKFFSADVLGGYSLARELVKRPVSFISPILNMVGAPTLSKFNADAQKLKQYYLKMTNMLASLIIPMYVCIILFAYPIVYILYGPDLTNIVIIVQILSINMIMRTIGSNIGNLVIASGRTDIELRWNLAVLIVTPIFIIFGSLFNVQMVAIMVSLSSIVLFVPGYYLLTNKIISLTFREYFNAYFKLNFKQFLRS is encoded by the coding sequence ATGACTTTGCGAACTAAAGTTATTTCTGGTGCAAAATGGACAACTATCAGTACAGCAATATTGGCACTTTGCGCTATTTTAAAAATATCAATTTTAACTAGGTATTTAGATACAGAGGACTTTGGATTGATGGCTTTAGTCACTTTTGTGATGGGGTTTATGAATCTCTTCAATGATTTTGGTTTGACCGTTGCCATTTTACATGTAACTAAAATCTCAAAAAAGGTATACTCTAGTCTTTATTGGTTTAACATGTTTGTAGGAGTAGTCATATTCGTTTTTCTTTGGCTTATAACTCCTCTTATATCAATATTTTATGAATTACCAATTTTAAATACGTTGATCCCACTTATAGGGGTCAATTTAATCATATCTGGAATTGGTAAGTTGTTTAATATTCAGGAGAGGAAAAATTTGAACTTTAAAAGCATAAGTGTCATTGATGTCGTAGGTGCTCTTATTTCCCTTGCTATTGCCATTTACCTCGCTATAAATGGGTATGGTGTATATGCTTTGGTCTATTCGCTCATTGGCCAATTCTTAGTAACAAATATTGCGTTATTTGTAATTGGAATCAAAAAGTATGGATTAACCTTTCATTTCAAGTATTTAGAGGTCATGCCGTTTGTGCGAATTGGATTGTATCAAGTAGGTTCCCAATTTGTCAACTATTTTAATAGAGACATTGATATTCTTATTATCGGTAAATTCTTTTCTGCTGATGTTTTAGGAGGCTATAGCTTAGCTCGTGAATTAGTAAAAAGACCAGTTTCATTTATTAGTCCAATTTTAAATATGGTCGGTGCTCCTACCTTATCAAAATTCAATGCCGATGCGCAAAAGTTAAAACAGTATTATCTTAAAATGACTAACATGCTGGCTTCCCTAATAATACCTATGTATGTTTGCATTATCCTATTCGCTTATCCAATAGTGTACATATTGTATGGTCCTGATCTAACCAATATTGTGATTATTGTGCAAATCTTGTCGATTAATATGATCATGAGAACGATAGGAAGTAACATAGGCAATCTAGTAATTGCTTCTGGTCGTACCGATATTGAATTACGCTGGAATTTAGCTGTACTTATAGTTACTCCAATATTTATCATTTTCGGATCATTATTCAACGTTCAAATGGTCGCTATCATGGTATCATTAAGTTCTATAGTTTTATTTGTTCCTGGATATTATCTTCTTACCAATAAAATAATAAGTCTGACTTTTAGGGAATACTTCAACGCTTATTTTAAACTTAACTTTAAACAATTTTTACGATCCTAA